A window of the Helianthus annuus cultivar XRQ/B chromosome 4, HanXRQr2.0-SUNRISE, whole genome shotgun sequence genome harbors these coding sequences:
- the LOC110933949 gene encoding protein FAR1-RELATED SEQUENCE 5-like, which yields MYELYALEAGFSVKKGQTKVWNGIPTHKYLRCSKYGKPQPKRTFDTLDESSVKHRRTTFSWCDCKASILVSISNDSYTVLTFNDIHNHELVESYNRDLSKISRKLSFSTKQFIHNMSLNRIGPMRSYRCLVALKGGHHNVNGTPVDFKNFSHQLRIFIGERDAQVFLERLRERYDNLPNFFFDYTVSNGKLSSVFWADEISKLNYKAFGDVLAFDATYSTNRYKMVFVPFTGVDHHFQCVTFGAGLISTESIESYVWLLKAFLKAHGTQPTLVLSDQDPSMLQAVPMVFTESRHRLCMWHIMKKLPSKISADVLDNTDLRSCIHRLVWNVYIKPETFESRWNDLLQTFGLQEHSWLNDMYNMRHLWVPAYFRELPMCCLMKTTSRCESSNAAFKVNSTSANTLVQFMMCFENRVDSQRYRQRVSEFKTSSTMFKGNTELAIEQHAFAIYTNAVFAQVQKEIIKGKFLCYITNQSETSDSSLLIDVTHLDKRNNITKVYQVTYNNVDQSANCSCRNFTRIGYLCRHVFCVYRLKNVERIPPQYINDRWRRDALPKHVFSISSRYGVNPHAPSIMRNEILDLVTECVDVARTDEDALAKLVDQLRDFKINILSRQPLSTTENESNESQMEEIVGQPINIPVEVANPEVARNKGCGTHTRISGPGEKAKAKPPKRPKQLRLCKRCGLYVDDHDSRNCLKVAAMKAAKAAAEQLRQTATGD from the exons ATGTATGAACTTTATGCGCTCGAAGCAGGTTTTTCTGTTAAAAAAGGTCAAACTAAAGTCTGGAATGGAATTCCCACACACAAGTATCTCCGATGCTCAAAATATGGAAAACCCCAACCAAAGCGGACTTTTGACACCCTAGATGAATCTTCTGTTAAGCACCGGAGGACCACCTTCTCATGGTGTGACTGTAAGGCAAGCATACTAGTATCGATATCGAACGATTCATACACAGTCCTGACTTTCAATGATATTCATAATCATGAACTTGTTGAGAGTTACAACCGTGATCTTAGTAAGATATCACGGAAACTGTCATTCTCCACGAAACAATTCATTCATAACATGAGTCTAAACCGCATCGGACCAATGAGGTCTTATAGATGCCTTGTAGCTTTAAAAGGAGGGCATCACAATGTCAATGGGACACCGGTCGATTTTAAAAACTTTAGCCACCAGCTGCGAATTTTTATTGGTGAACGCGACGCACAAGTTTTCCTTGAACGCTTGCGTGAGCGTTATGACAACCTACCCAACTTCTTTTTTGATTACACCGTATCAAACGGAAAGTTGTCCTCTGTATTCTGGGCTGATGAGATTTCAAAGCTTAACTACAAAGCTTTTGGCGATGTCCTAGCGTTTGATGCAACTTACAGCACAAACAG GTACAAGATGGTTTTTGTGCCATTCACGGGTGTGGATCATCATTTCCAATGTGTTACATTTGGAGCTGGTTTGATATCAACCGAGTCAATTGAATCTTACGTGTGGTTGCTTAAGGCTTTCTTGAAGGCACACGGTACTCAACCAACTCTCGTGCTGAGTGATCAAGACCCATCCATGCTACAAGCTGTTCCTATGGTCTTTACAGAATCACGTCACCGTCTATGCATGTGGCATATAATGAAAAAACTACCCTCCAAG ATCTCAGCCGACGTGCTCGATAACACTGATCTTCGGTCCTGCATTCATCGGTTGGTTTGGAATGTTTATATCAAACCTGAAACGTTTGAGTCCCGCTGGAATGACCTCCTACAAACATTTGGGCTTCAAGAGCACAGCTGGTTGAACGACATGTACAACATGAGACATCTCTGGGTTCCAGCCTACTTTAGAGAACTGCCCATGtgttgcttgatgaagaccaCCTCCCGCTGCGAAAGCTCTAACGCTGCCTTCAAGGTTAACTCAACAAGCGCAAACACCCTTGTGCAATTTATGATGTGCTTTGAAAATAGGGTAGACAGCCAACGATATCGTCAACGTGTTTCGGAGTTCAAAACCTCTTCTACCATGTTCAAGGGCAATACTGAGTTAGCGATAGAACAACACGCGTTCGCCATTTACACAAACGCTGTTTTCGCCCAAGTTCAAAAAGAAATAATTAAAGGGAAGTTTTTATGCTACATCACAAACCAAAGCGAGACGAGCGATTCCAGTCTTCTGATAGACGTCACTCATTTGGATAAAAGGAACAACATCACAAAAGTCTATCag GTTACGTATAACAATGTCGATCAATCGGCCAATTGCTCATGCAGGAATTTCACACGTATCGGGTATCTGTGTCGCCATGTCTTTTGTGTCTATCGCTTGAAAAATGTTGAAAGGATTCCACCACAATACATAAACGACAGGTGGCGCCGAGATGCCCTCCCCAAACATGTTTTTTCAATTTCCAGTCGATACGGAGTCAACCCACACGCACCGTCCATTATGCGGAATGAAATCCTCGACCTCGTTACTGAATGCGTAGATGTTGCTAGAACCGATGAGGATGCGTTGGCAAAATTGGTTGACCAACTCAGGGATTTCAAGATCAATATTCTTTCCAGGCAACCGTTGTCAACaactgaaaatgaatcaaatgagTCTCAAATGGAAGAAATAGTTGGGCAGCCAATCAACATTCCAGTCGAAGTTGCTAATCCAGAAGTTGCACGCAATAAAGGATGTGGTACTCATACTCGCATTTCTGGGCCCGGTGAGAAGGCCAAAGCAAAACCACCAAAACGTCCAAAGCAGCTTCGCTTATGCAAGCGTTGTGGTCTGTATGTCGACGACCACGACTCACGCAACTGCCTTAAGGTGGCTGCAATGAAAGCAGCAAAGGCAGCTGCCGAACAACTAAGGCAGACCGCCACTGGCGACTGA